One Microvirga thermotolerans DNA window includes the following coding sequences:
- a CDS encoding Shedu immune nuclease family protein, producing the protein MDDKRLRRPPAQTFISKAFPDGLTGKKVRIATRKTGSPEDYSFAIIKDDLSIRVSPGSGKEIKANFFETEGGIRVLTIQKFNKVSGPSDRDYFSFVGREIDALAEFILHFNGKRATAISDDDARRVVTENEELLGAILESETLKRDLVAVGYRRKQLGIFERLLSDQEYFELLRERKKTTPEGLWQRFFEANSWIFGYGLSYQFLTNLDDRKLEQSVRGNDLLGSGKRVDALMKTQAYINAVCFIEIKRHDTPLLASQPYRADVWAPSAELVGGVSQVQVTVDKAIDQLGKSFETLDGEGNPLGETLFNFEPRSFLVVGSLSELQTENGVNKSKYRSFELYRRNVRRPEIITFDEVLYRAKFIVDDGITRSQE; encoded by the coding sequence ATGGACGATAAACGACTCCGCCGACCCCCTGCCCAAACATTTATTAGCAAAGCGTTTCCAGATGGTCTGACCGGCAAGAAAGTCCGGATCGCAACGAGAAAGACGGGCAGCCCCGAAGACTACAGCTTCGCAATTATCAAAGATGATCTTTCAATTCGTGTATCACCTGGGTCCGGAAAGGAAATCAAGGCAAATTTTTTCGAGACAGAGGGCGGCATAAGGGTATTAACGATTCAGAAGTTCAACAAGGTCTCAGGTCCCTCGGATCGAGATTACTTTTCATTTGTTGGACGAGAAATTGATGCACTCGCAGAATTCATCCTTCACTTCAATGGGAAGCGCGCAACAGCAATATCAGATGACGACGCGCGACGAGTCGTAACCGAGAATGAAGAGCTTTTAGGCGCTATCCTGGAAAGCGAGACACTGAAACGTGATTTAGTTGCCGTAGGCTATCGACGGAAGCAGTTAGGAATATTCGAGCGTCTATTGAGCGACCAAGAATATTTCGAGTTGCTTCGTGAGCGGAAGAAAACGACGCCAGAGGGACTGTGGCAGCGTTTCTTTGAGGCTAATTCTTGGATTTTTGGCTATGGCCTTTCGTACCAGTTTTTGACAAACCTGGACGATCGGAAACTCGAACAATCGGTGCGCGGAAACGATCTGTTGGGCTCTGGAAAGCGAGTCGACGCGCTTATGAAGACCCAAGCTTATATCAACGCCGTATGCTTTATCGAGATAAAACGCCACGACACTCCTCTATTGGCCTCGCAACCCTACCGTGCCGACGTATGGGCGCCGTCAGCGGAGTTGGTAGGCGGTGTGTCTCAAGTGCAAGTTACCGTTGATAAGGCCATTGACCAACTTGGTAAGAGCTTTGAGACCTTAGACGGGGAGGGCAACCCGCTCGGTGAGACCCTTTTCAACTTTGAGCCTCGTTCTTTTCTCGTGGTCGGGAGCCTCAGTGAGTTGCAAACAGAGAACGGCGTTAACAAATCAAAATATCGCTCATTTGAACTGTATCGGCGCAACGTCCGCAGGCCTGAAATCATCACCTTTGATGAAGTATTGTACCGCGCCAAGTTTATTGTTGATGATGGTATAACCCGATCACAGGAGTGA
- a CDS encoding DUF3987 domain-containing protein translates to MTSPFSTRAASERRKRPFALAAFKSALAAALFNDRLAELDMCQHDSFIEKLVGIFADVGALRAAGHIDDDEANGVFADVKKFAVGVNIPLSLSDEERVLTTYQGSADRPLENAFPRPEEGPFRNDDFRPPFPVDVLPEPFWTFAHDTALNSGLSLDYLCAGVLSAAAAAMGRARVATTVLGTGYEQPPILWLACIGTSAAAKTPALGFSKKMLQAVEASLAPDNEDRKLAWKSRKAAADAARKQYEEQVKRAVGEGLPPPMMTADALEVPPLVKERIIINDPTPEAVIQICSGLPRGVLLFRDELAGWWNAFGRYSQGGGEREMWLEAHDGNSWSSERVKFGNDPVEVPALAVSIVGGTQPAKIRELLSGPADGLVERFLWFWPKFEGTETPTKPVLTGPCIGALKRLRSLDFERGEGDALKPRVVPLTSQALGLLSKFKARANEEARFADEQEAGAIGKADKQVIRLALVLEFMLWAATDEAPEPKAISERSIKGALILWNDYFKHHLRLVVGTDGGRAIGAARDLAQWILDNEVAEFTRTQVCRNAGRKSLRASKDAQAAIDELIEADWLFPNFSRSGGRKGRQKQEYIVNPHVHAGRFRAY, encoded by the coding sequence ATGACGTCGCCTTTTTCAACTCGCGCGGCGTCCGAGCGCCGCAAGCGGCCGTTCGCCCTCGCAGCATTCAAGTCGGCACTCGCGGCTGCACTTTTTAACGATCGGCTCGCGGAACTCGACATGTGCCAGCACGACAGCTTCATCGAGAAGCTTGTCGGGATCTTCGCCGACGTCGGGGCCCTTCGCGCGGCCGGGCATATCGACGATGACGAAGCAAATGGGGTCTTCGCCGACGTCAAGAAATTCGCCGTAGGAGTGAATATCCCCCTTAGCCTGTCAGATGAAGAACGGGTGCTCACGACCTATCAGGGGAGCGCCGATCGTCCGCTCGAAAACGCTTTCCCCCGCCCCGAGGAAGGTCCGTTCCGCAACGATGATTTCCGGCCGCCCTTCCCCGTTGACGTGCTGCCTGAACCCTTTTGGACCTTCGCGCACGACACGGCTCTGAACAGCGGCCTGTCGCTTGACTACCTTTGCGCCGGGGTGCTCTCGGCCGCCGCTGCCGCGATGGGGCGGGCGAGAGTAGCGACGACCGTTCTCGGAACCGGATACGAACAACCACCTATCCTTTGGCTTGCGTGTATAGGCACGTCAGCAGCGGCGAAGACACCCGCCCTGGGGTTCTCGAAAAAGATGCTTCAGGCCGTTGAAGCGTCTCTCGCGCCCGATAACGAAGACCGGAAGCTCGCCTGGAAATCGCGCAAGGCGGCAGCCGACGCCGCTCGGAAGCAATACGAAGAGCAGGTCAAAAGGGCTGTAGGGGAAGGGCTTCCGCCTCCGATGATGACGGCGGACGCACTTGAGGTCCCGCCCCTCGTGAAAGAGCGGATCATCATCAATGATCCGACCCCCGAGGCCGTCATTCAAATCTGCTCGGGCCTCCCGCGTGGCGTCCTACTGTTCCGCGACGAACTTGCGGGATGGTGGAACGCCTTCGGCCGCTACTCGCAAGGGGGCGGCGAGCGCGAAATGTGGCTCGAAGCGCATGACGGCAACTCATGGTCTTCGGAGCGGGTGAAGTTCGGTAATGATCCCGTCGAAGTGCCGGCCCTAGCCGTGTCGATCGTCGGCGGCACTCAGCCCGCCAAAATCAGGGAGTTGCTGAGCGGCCCGGCCGATGGGCTTGTTGAGCGCTTCCTTTGGTTCTGGCCGAAATTCGAAGGGACCGAGACCCCGACCAAGCCGGTTTTGACCGGCCCGTGCATCGGTGCCCTAAAACGCCTTCGGTCTCTCGATTTCGAGCGCGGCGAAGGCGATGCGCTGAAGCCTCGGGTCGTGCCGCTCACGTCGCAAGCCCTCGGTCTGCTCAGCAAGTTCAAGGCTCGGGCGAATGAGGAAGCTCGGTTCGCCGACGAGCAGGAGGCCGGGGCGATCGGCAAGGCCGATAAGCAAGTTATCCGGCTCGCGCTCGTCTTAGAGTTCATGTTATGGGCGGCGACCGATGAGGCACCCGAGCCTAAGGCTATCAGCGAACGGAGCATTAAGGGCGCCCTCATCCTATGGAACGACTACTTCAAGCATCACCTTCGGCTCGTTGTGGGGACGGACGGCGGGCGCGCGATCGGCGCCGCGCGCGACCTCGCGCAATGGATTCTCGATAACGAAGTCGCCGAGTTCACGCGCACTCAGGTTTGCCGCAATGCCGGGCGCAAGAGTCTTCGGGCATCAAAGGACGCGCAAGCTGCGATCGACGAGCTTATTGAGGCAGATTGGCTCTTCCCGAACTTCTCGCGATCAGGCGGCCGGAAGGGGCGGCAAAAGCAGGAGTACATTGTGAACCCGCACGTTCACGCGGGGCGCTTCCGCGCATACTGA